In Candidatus Eisenbacteria bacterium, the genomic window ACCGTCTCGCTCGACCAGCATCGTTGAAAGTTGAATGCTAGATCGACTCGCGCGCTCCGCCAAAGCCGAGACCCGTCTTCACCGACTGAGGGCGACGGAGTGGTAACTTCTCCCGCATGTTCACCGCACCGGCACTCATCGGCATCGCGCTCGCGCCGGTCATCGTCGTGCTGGGTCGGCTGTCGGGCCTCGACCGTGACCGCGCGATGTACCCGATCACGCTCATCGTGATCGCCGCGTACTACGTCCTGTTCGCGACCATGGGCGGAGCCCAGTCACTGCCGGCCGAGTTGATCGCGGCGACGATCTTCATCGTCATCGCGATCATCGGATTCCGCACCAGCCTGTGGTGGGTCGCAGCCGGAATTGCCGGTCACGGCATATTCGACTGGGTCGTGCACCCCCGCCTGATCGCGAATCCCGGCATGCCGGTGTTCTGGCCGACGTTCTGCGGATCGATCGACGTCGCGCTCGGGGTGCTCATCGCCATCCTGCTGATCCGCCGCGCCATCCCCGCGCGCGGCTGAGCGCTGCGGCTCCGAAGAAACCCTTTGAATCGCAACCGCGCAGGCCGGACAATCGCCGCGTTCCTCGACCCTCTGCCTTCGATCGGCTTCACCGGAATCGACGACGACATCGACGGCAAGGTCGGCCCTCCCGGTGGGCCGAGCATCTGCTCGGGCGGTCCGACCGACGGCAACTTGATCACGGGGTTCGGCAGCTACGCGCAGGACGAGACGGTGAACGACGGCGATTCCGGCCTGCTCGCCAATCAGGTGCTGCTCTCGTGTTTCGCGGTTCCACTCTTCTATCGAACCGCGAACTGCGGCAACGAAACCACCGCGTACTTGAACGTGCTGGTGGACCTGAACTTCGACGGCGACTGGAACGACAACGCCAACTGCGGGGGTGCCAACGGCTGCACCCACGAGTGGGCGGTGAAGAATGTCGTCGTCCCGATCGGCACCGGTTGCCAGACCTACGCCACACCTCCGATCGTCGCCGGAATAGGGGTCGGAGAGACCTGGATGCGAATCACGCTGACCGACGGCCCGGTGGACGATGACTTCCCGTGGTCAGGCTCGGCGAATCGTCCCGACGGCCAATACGCCGGCGGCGAGACCGAGGACCATCCCATCTTCATCACGCAGGCCGACCCAGTAGAGAAGCGGTCGTGGGGACAGGTGAAGCAGACTTATCGGTGACGCGATTCCATAGCCGGATTCGGAGGCCACTCTCGCCTAGGAGGGTGGCCTCCGTGCACGGCATCGTGCCGTACGCCGGGACGCTCGAGGAGTAGAACCAGTCGCCGGCCCGTCGCCGTGTGCGTGATCACCGCACTGCACTCCTCCCCGCCACCGTTCCGCTCGACCAGCTCCACTGGAAGTTGAATGCTGGCTCACGAGCGAGACTACGTTTCGTAGTCGGGCACTATGTGTTGCGATCGGCGAACATCGCCGAGGTGGCGATTGCCGTTTGCGACCGATGGTGGCCGATGTTTGCCAATGGTTCTCGCACAGTTCTGACACAGCCAACACCCTTGGCTCTCGGGCCCTGGACTGCACGAAGTCGTCTCATGGCCGATGGCCGTTTCAATCAACGTCGGCGTGAAGGGCTTCTCGTCGCGTGCCGAAAACAGATTGGGCGACGGCCATGTTGCGTTTGACGCCCACGACGACTCCAACCTTGCCGGGGGTAAGTGTCGTTCCCTCGAAGTGTTCTGATGGTGGCATGCTTATGCTCGGTTGGCTCTCGGTCGATCGCGAAAGCTCGCGGCACCACGATGCGGGCGATCAAGATCGTCGGTCTTGTTGCGGCTGTCGTCGCCTTCTCCGGATGTGGGGAGCCAGCGATGCAGAGGTGCGCCGAGCGTTCATGCGAGAGCACCCCGGCTGCACGGTCACCCAAGTCTACGTTAGTGAGGGTGACGGCAGCGCTGTCTACTTCTCAATCCACTATCGCGACGCCGAGTCACAGGTGGACCGACGGGCTTGCTGGCAATACCTCAACCAAGGAGAGCAGGGCTGGCGACTGAATCACATGGACTCGGTGGATGAACCAGCACCCTCAGGCTACTGCCAGTAAGCAGTAAACCCTCCTTGTCGGGATCAGGCCGCCCGTCTCACTCTGACACTGGCCTCGAGTCCAGCTGCCTCGAGGAGGCGTAGAACCCGGTCGATGGTCACCTTCTGAAGGCTGCCCGAGAGGATGCCCGTCACCGCGCTTCGAGGAAGCCCTGAGCGATTGGCCATGTCCGCGTGGGTGAATCCGCGGCGGCCAACCTCGTGAAGGATTGCCGCGATGAGCTGTGCCTTGAGCACGGCCTCCAGACCCCGGCTCTTCGGGATGCTCAGCTGTCTCGCCAAGCGCGCCGGAGAAGTCTTTCTCAACTGTTTCATGACTGCACCTCCTTCAGCCGCGTTCGCGCCAGCTCCATGTTTCGAGCTGATGTCGCCTGTTTGGTCTTCTTGAAAGCATGAAGCACATGGACGGCGCCCCGAGTGCCCAATGCGTACACCACCCGATACACGCCTGATCGATCCCTCAACCGGAGCTCATGAACGCCGCGTCCGATCGCAGGCATTGGACGTGACAGCGGAAGCGCGAGCGTCAGCCCCGCTTCGAGTCGGGCCAGCGCGTCCGCCAAGTCGCCGCGGATCTCCTCCGGAAACGCCTCGATCTCCTTGCGGCACGGCTTCAGGATGATGATCACGATTCATGGTCTCACTTATGAGACTAGCCGTCCACCACTTCTACCCGCCACCGTCCCGCTCGACCAGCTCCACTGGAAGTTGAATGCTGGCAAGAAGGCAAGACCATGTGTCGCGATCGGCACCATGTGTCGCGAGCGGCGAACATGGCCAAGAGGCACGAACCCGATCGCGAACCATGATGGCCAGCGTTTGTCGATGGTTCTCGCACAATTCGGACACAGGCGGAGCCCAGTCTCGGCGCTGACAAACGCCGCGATGGAGCACGCTCGCTTGCAGCGCTGACCCCTAACGCGAAGTGACCCGGGGAGCAGATGCTCCCCGGGTCGTTCACTCTTGCGGCGGGCCGATGCTGCCGGGCTCCTGCTTCGCCGCCAGCGTCAGGGCTCCTGGCTGCCTGCTCGATCAGATGTGCCGCGTCGCGCAGCTGCGACAAATACACGGCGTGGCTACCCTTGACCTCGACGACCGTCGCTCCCGTCCGCTTGGACATGGCGCGCTGCGCATTGGGTGGGATCATCTTGGCGTTCGCCGCGACCAGGTACCAGGTCGGATTCGACCTCCACGCCGGCTCCGTGACCGCGCCATTCAGAGCTTCGAGACCCCAGGGAACCTGCGCGTCGGCCATGAACGCGGCGGCATGATCGGCGGCACCGGCGCGCCGGCGGACAGGGCCAGTTGCGTCGTGGCGCCTGCCCCTGCGGCGAGCATTAGGAGACGTGCGTGCACCGGCTCGAGCGCCGCGACGCCGCGGGGCGTGACGACCATGGTCCTTTTCGCGCCCCGTTTGCGCTTTTAGGCCGGAGGGCGGGTCGCCGCAGGTCCGCGAACCCGTCCCGTATCGGGAGCGACGCCGGGAGGAGAGAGCGCCATGCAGGATCACCGACACATCATCCGCACGAGGACCCCGCAGCGTTGGATCGGGCTGGCCGCCATGCTCGCTTGCATCGTGGTGGCACCCTACCCCGCAGTCGCGTCCTGGCCCACCGATCCCACCGTCAACCTGGGCGTGTGCACCGCAGACTTCGACCAGGAGTTCCCCGCGATCCTCCCCGACGGATCCGGCGGTGCATTCATCGTCTGGCAGGACTACCGGAACGAATCCAACTACCAGATCTTCGCGCAGCGCGTCTCGGCCGACGGCGTCGCGCAGTGGGGCGCGAACGGAATCCCGATCTGCACGGGGACTGGCGATCAACTGGCTCCCCACATCACGACCGACGGCACGGGCGGCGTGATCGTCACCTGGAACGATACGCGCGCTCTGTTCTCCGACATCTACTGCCAGCACCTCTCGTCCAATGGCGAGATCCTCTGGAACCCGGACGGCGTGCCGGTGTGCACGGCCGCCGGGCCCCAGCACGACGAGGCTGTGGTTCCCGACGGGGCGGGTGGCGCGATCATCACCTGGTGGGATCGCCGCGACGATGCCAGCCAGGTGATTGGAGACATCTACGCCCGGCGGGTCACCGCCTTGGGCGATCCGATCTGGGACGCCGACGGTGTGCCGATCTGCGTCGCCGCCGGGAGCCAGCAGTATCCGATGATCGTTCCCAACGGCGCCGGTGGCGCCGTCATCACGTGGACGGATGCCCGCAATGGAGATTCGAACCGCGACATCTACGCGCAGGGCGTCGACGCCGGCGGCTTGCGGCTGTGGACGACCAACGGCGTCGTGCTCTGCAACGCGGCGAACGATCAGACCAGCGCGGCGATCGTCGCCGACGGATCGGGTGGGGCCATCGTCGCATGGGACGACCTGCGCTCTTCGGAGAAGATCTACGCGCAGCGGATCTCCTCCGCGGGCAGCGTCCAGTGGACGCCCAACGGCGTGGGCATGACGAACTCCGCCGGTGAAACGATTCCATCGATCGTCTCGGACGGAGCCGGCGGAGCCATCGTCGCGTGGATGGACTTCAGCCACTTCCCCACCAGCCAGGCGGACATCCGCGCCCAGCGGATCTCGTCGGCGGGTGCGGCCCAGTGGTCCGCGTCGGGCGTGGCGGTCTGCGACTTCGCCGGGATGCAACAACTTCCGGTGGTGACGACCGACGGCGCGGGCGGGGCGATCGTGACGTGGGCCGACTACCGGGCAGACGGCCTCAACCCCGACGTGTACGCCCGTCGCGTCACCTTCGCCGGCTCCGTGCTCTGGAGCGCGGCCACCAAGGGAACGCCGGTCTCGACGGCGCCCGAAACCCAGTACCTGCCGATGATCACGACGACCGGATCGGGCGGTGCGATCGTCACCTGGCAGGACATGCGGAATGGCACGACCGACATCTACGCCCAGCGCATCCGGTCGGATGGCGATCTCGGCGGCGGCCCGGTCGGCGTTGGGCCGGACGCGCCCGCTTCCGTGAGTCTGGATCTGGTGGGTCCGAACCCGGCCCGCTCCGGACGAATCCCGGTGCGGTTCTCGCTCGGTTCGGGTGGCTCCGGCTGGCTCGAGCTCTTCGACGTCACCGGACGCCGCATCTGCGCGCGCGCGTTGAATGGGTTCTCCGCCGGAACCCATTCGCTCGACCTCGCGGAAGGCCGGCATCTCGCCCCTGGGCTCTATCTCGTTCGGCTGCGCCAGGGCGCGGGCGTGCGAGTGATGCGGGTGGCCGTCCTCGACTAACTCACACGTCGAGCACACACGAGAACGGACCAGGCGGAGAAGCCGCTCACGTACACATCGCCGGCCGCGTCGAACGCGACATGATCCGCACGAAAGCCGGGTGTCGGCCACGAGATCAGGAAGTTGCCCGAGGAGTCGAACTACTCGACCTCTTGCGCACAGGGGAAGTTCTGGTCGAGCGTCCGCGCGAGGGATGTCGGGAGCATCCCACGGCTCACTTCGGCGCGGCGGCTCGGCCTGCAACCGTCCCGGAAGACCAACTCCATTGGAAGTTGAATGCCGGCCCTGGGGCGAGGCCATACGTTGAGATCGAGCACGGTGGGTTGCCACCGACACATATCGCGAACGTCGTCATGACCGATTGCGACCGATGATCACCGCTGTTGCGCGATGGTTCTCGCACAGTTCTGACACAGGAGCCCGTGGTCGGCGCCGAGCCTCGAACTCGGCTTGAAAGGCGTCGGCGTGGCTCTGCGCGCGTGATGCGGAGCGAAGCGGGAGCGCGACGGGACCGGTCAGCCTATTCGTGGCGTGCTCCCCCATACACCATCCGGCGCCACAACCACTCCGCCGGCCCCATCCGGAACCGCGCAAGCCACCACTCGCTGCTCCACACCTGAAGGGGGAAGAACGCGATCGTACCGAGGATGCAGGCGTTGATCGAGACCTTGCCGAAGAGGCCGAGCCCGTAGCCATTGAAGACCAGCGTGCACACCACGGACTGGAGCAAGTACTGAGTCAGCGCCATTCGTCCGAGGGGTGCGATGTGGGCGAGGGCGCTCCGCCACCCGGGTCGCTGGAGCAGGAGCAGGATCCCGGCGGCGTAGCCGAGAGTGAGCAAAGGGCGGCCGAGGAAGCACACCATCTTGATCAGGATTCTCAGCGGCCGAAACGGAATGTGCACGGTCAGCCAGCCGCCGAGATTCTCCCACGGGACGGCGTTCGCGAGCACTCCGATCAGCGAACAGACGGCGAGGATCCGCACGAGTGCACCGCGATGCTTCGTCGGCTCGGAGAAATAACCCTTCTTCCAAAGATAGGCCCCGAGGACGAAGAACGGCGAAAGGATCGGCAGCCGGTTCGCCGCCCGCATCGGGCCCAAGGCGTGGACGAACTCCCACGTCCGAAATCGGAGCGCGTCCATCCAGGAACCGGCACCGTAGTGTTGCAACTGCATGGGATAGGAGAGCTCGGACTCGGCCAGGTGCAGGAAGGGCACCGTCAGGACGATGGTCGCCACAATGAGTGCCGGGATCGCCCACAGAATCCGCGAGGCGCGCAGGCGGAGGAACGGGATCATCAGAAGGCTGATCACCGCGTAGTCGAGCATGATGTCGCCGTTCCACAGCAGGAGCGTGTGAGCGAGCCCGACCAGCGCGAGCGCGCTCGAGCGGCGGAACGCGAAGCCGACGTAAGAGCGGCCTCGCTGCATGACTCGCTCGCACTGGATCACCAGGCCCGCTCCAAACAGCATTGCAAGGAGGGCGGCGGCCTTGCTCTCGATCAGCGCGCTCCGCAGATAGCTGGGCCATGCGCCGCCCCAGCCCCAGGGAAAGGGTAGCTTCTGCTCGAGCGCCAGGTCCGAGCCGCTGAACACGGCGACGTTCACGAGGAGCACTCCGAAGAGCGCGACGCCGCGCAAGACGTCCAGTTCGAGACGCCGTTCCGAGGGCGCGACGGGGCGCAGCTCGTTCGGGATCGCCGTCGATCCGTCGTCAGCGGAAATCGCGATGGATTCGCGTGCGGCCACGGGGTCTCCGGGAGGTGGCGGTCTAGCGACGAGTCGTGCCCGGGCGCTTCTGGATTCGACGGGGCTCGAGAGTGCCGAGCAAGAGGGCAGCGATCCGCTTGGCCCGGTGCGCAGGCTCGGCCGTTCCCTGGCGAACTGCGGCAGCCGTCGCGCCCTCAAACAGGAGGAGGAGGTCTGCCGCGCAGATCTCGTCCAGCCCCGCTTCGCGCAAGAGCTTGGCGAGCCAGCTCTGGAAGCGCAGCTTGTGCGCCGCCGCGGCGCCGTGCGCGTCGCTCGCCGGGTTTGCAACCTCGGCAATCGCGTTGATGAAGCCGCAGCCCCGGTACCCCTTGGATCTGAAACGCAACGCCAGCACGTCGAAAACCACTAGCGGACGGTCGCGGGGATTCGGCGCGAGCCGGCGTACTTGCTTCTCGAACCAGACCCGAACCGCCTCGTCGCGCCGCTCCAGATAAGCCACGACCAGCCCGTCCTTGGAGCGGAAATGGCGGTAGAAGCTCATGCGCGCCACGTCGGCCTGGGAGATGATCGCGTCGACTCCCACTGCCTTGATTCCGTGGCGGTAGAAGAGGTCGGAGGCAACATCGAGGATTCGTTCGCGGACTTGGCTCACGGCTCGAATGGTATAGACCGATCGGTATCATTTCAAGGGAAAGCGTCATCGGGTTCGGGTCCCCGCGGCCCTCCCCGCCACCGTCCCACTGCTCCACGCCCACTGGAAGTTGAACCCCCCGAGCCTTCCCTCGACGTCGAGAATTTCGCCGCACAGGTACAGCCCCGGGCACACGCGCGATTCCATCGTCGCGGTGTTCACCTCGGCGAGCGGCACTCCCCCGGCTGTGACCTCCGCCTTCTCGTAGCCGAGGGTGCCCGTCACTGCCAGATCGCGCGCAACCAGTCGCTCAATCAGCATCGCGCGTTGCTCGCGCGTCACCTGGCCCATCGCGGTCCCCGGCGTGACGCCTGCTTCCTGGCAGAGCCGCGCGAACAGCCGCTCTGGCACGCGAGCGGCGTAGTGCTTCTTGACCGTAACCTGCGGGTTGAATTTGGCGACCTTCACCCATGCGTCGGTCAGCGACTCGCGTGTCTCGCCCGGCAACGAGTTGAGCGTCACGCGGCGCGCGCCGGCCGCTGCACCCTCGCCCGCGCGATGCCAGTGCCGCGACAGATCGAGTGCGGCGGGCCCCGAGAATCCGAAGTGCGCGACCAGCAGCGAGCCGCTCACGCGCTCGACTACTCGTTCGCCGACCCACAGCGCCAGCTCGGCCTCGTAGGTCAGCCCCTGCACCGTCGAGCACAGCGCATCGGTGGACGTGAGCGGCGTGAGTGCCGGCAC contains:
- a CDS encoding XRE family transcriptional regulator gives rise to the protein MKQLRKTSPARLARQLSIPKSRGLEAVLKAQLIAAILHEVGRRGFTHADMANRSGLPRSAVTGILSGSLQKVTIDRVLRLLEAAGLEASVRVRRAA
- a CDS encoding type II toxin-antitoxin system RelE/ParE family toxin — encoded protein: MIIILKPCRKEIEAFPEEIRGDLADALARLEAGLTLALPLSRPMPAIGRGVHELRLRDRSGVYRVVYALGTRGAVHVLHAFKKTKQATSARNMELARTRLKEVQS
- a CDS encoding T9SS type A sorting domain-containing protein — its product is MQDHRHIIRTRTPQRWIGLAAMLACIVVAPYPAVASWPTDPTVNLGVCTADFDQEFPAILPDGSGGAFIVWQDYRNESNYQIFAQRVSADGVAQWGANGIPICTGTGDQLAPHITTDGTGGVIVTWNDTRALFSDIYCQHLSSNGEILWNPDGVPVCTAAGPQHDEAVVPDGAGGAIITWWDRRDDASQVIGDIYARRVTALGDPIWDADGVPICVAAGSQQYPMIVPNGAGGAVITWTDARNGDSNRDIYAQGVDAGGLRLWTTNGVVLCNAANDQTSAAIVADGSGGAIVAWDDLRSSEKIYAQRISSAGSVQWTPNGVGMTNSAGETIPSIVSDGAGGAIVAWMDFSHFPTSQADIRAQRISSAGAAQWSASGVAVCDFAGMQQLPVVTTDGAGGAIVTWADYRADGLNPDVYARRVTFAGSVLWSAATKGTPVSTAPETQYLPMITTTGSGGAIVTWQDMRNGTTDIYAQRIRSDGDLGGGPVGVGPDAPASVSLDLVGPNPARSGRIPVRFSLGSGGSGWLELFDVTGRRICARALNGFSAGTHSLDLAEGRHLAPGLYLVRLRQGAGVRVMRVAVLD
- a CDS encoding DUF418 domain-containing protein, encoding MAARESIAISADDGSTAIPNELRPVAPSERRLELDVLRGVALFGVLLVNVAVFSGSDLALEQKLPFPWGWGGAWPSYLRSALIESKAAALLAMLFGAGLVIQCERVMQRGRSYVGFAFRRSSALALVGLAHTLLLWNGDIMLDYAVISLLMIPFLRLRASRILWAIPALIVATIVLTVPFLHLAESELSYPMQLQHYGAGSWMDALRFRTWEFVHALGPMRAANRLPILSPFFVLGAYLWKKGYFSEPTKHRGALVRILAVCSLIGVLANAVPWENLGGWLTVHIPFRPLRILIKMVCFLGRPLLTLGYAAGILLLLQRPGWRSALAHIAPLGRMALTQYLLQSVVCTLVFNGYGLGLFGKVSINACILGTIAFFPLQVWSSEWWLARFRMGPAEWLWRRMVYGGARHE
- a CDS encoding TetR/AcrR family transcriptional regulator, yielding MSQVRERILDVASDLFYRHGIKAVGVDAIISQADVARMSFYRHFRSKDGLVVAYLERRDEAVRVWFEKQVRRLAPNPRDRPLVVFDVLALRFRSKGYRGCGFINAIAEVANPASDAHGAAAAHKLRFQSWLAKLLREAGLDEICAADLLLLFEGATAAAVRQGTAEPAHRAKRIAALLLGTLEPRRIQKRPGTTRR